Proteins from one Sarcophilus harrisii chromosome 2, mSarHar1.11, whole genome shotgun sequence genomic window:
- the LOC105749005 gene encoding LOW QUALITY PROTEIN: matrilin-4-like (The sequence of the model RefSeq protein was modified relative to this genomic sequence to represent the inferred CDS: deleted 2 bases in 1 codon): MALSLFSEHVSPSTLCNSMAFLFRAHCAETPNGIFLTCPTIAFFCTGCRAGHVDLVLVIYGSKSVWPQNFELVKRFVNQIVDFLDVSPEGTRVGLVQYSSRVRTEFPLGRYGTADEVKQAVLAIEYMEKGTMTGLALRHLVEHSFSEAQGAWPRAQNVPRVGLVFTDGRSQDDISVWAARAKEEGIIMYAVGVGKAVEEELREITSDPPQQHVSYSPDFSTMTHMLENLKVNICPGENSVLKEERQRQSQLALPVFLLSSL, encoded by the exons ATGGCATTGTCTCTGTTCTCCGAGCATGTTAGTCCTTCCACCTTATGCAACAGTATGGCTTTCCTTTTCAGGGCCCATTGTGCG GAGACTCCAAATGGCATCTTCCTGACCTGTCCCACAATTGCCTTTTTCTGCACAGGATGCCGGGCCGGTCATGTTGATCTGGTTCTGGTAATCTACGGCTCCAAGAGCGTCTGGCCGCAGAACTTCGAGCTGGTGAAGCGTTTTGTGAACCAGATCGTGGACTTCCTGGACGTGTCCCCTGAGGGGACACGTGTGGGACTGGTGCAATACTCCAGCCGCGTGCGCACAGAGTTTCCTCTGGGCCGCTACGGAACTGCGGACGAGGTGAAGCAGGCAGTGCTGGCCATCGAATACATGGAGAAAGGCACCATGACTGGGCTGGCGCTGCGCCACTTGGTGGAGCACAGCTTCTCCGAGGCGCAGGGAGCTTGGCCCCGAGCCCAGAATGTGCCACGTGTCGGCCTGGTCTTCACGGATGGCCGCTCCCAGGATGACATCTCCGTGTGGGCGGCCCGGGCCAAGGAGGAGG GCATCATCATGTACGCGGTGGGAGTAGGCAAGGCGGTAGAGGAAGAGCTGAGGGAGATCACGTCAGAT CCTCCCCAGCAGCACGTCTCCTATTCGCCTGACTTCAGCACGATGACACACATGCTGGAGAACCTGAAAGTCAACATCTGTCCGGGGGAGAACAGCGTTCTGAAGGAAGAAAGGCAGCGTCAATCCCAATTAGCGCTGCCAGtgttcctcctctcttccctttga